The genomic stretch AACCCTTCATATATATTTAGTTTGTCATGGGGTTTAGTTAGAAGTCCTGAACTGTCAAGCAGGAGTGAGTTTCAAAATGCTCAACTGAATTGGAGGAGCTAGAATAAGTGATTTGTTCCTACAATTATTGCTGGTCATGCCACTAAGATTTTTGAGAAAACAAATAAAGATTATATGATTCTATAGTGGGTGGGTGGGGTGCTACATCATTTTTCTGGCATCAATTAAATAATTATCCTCAGTGGGATATTTGGCTTTCtttgtttgatgatgattttagctTCGCTGATGTTGTGAAAGTTACGAGTAAAATGTATGCCAAGAAGCATATCTTACATCATTATAACCGTCGGGATGATTCACTATGAAGGATATGATCTCAGTCTTATTCTATCACAAAGTAGAAACCATTTCTAAATTGTATTATGCTGCCTTACAAAGGACTGGCTGATCTTTTACCTTTTACAATATTGTAGTGGCATTATAACGTCCTTTCAGATCgtcttttctttttcactctgcAGTATTGACAACTCGTGCATTGTGCTCTAGTTCATTCTTTTCACTATATAAACTATGTTTCTTCATTTACAGGATCATGTCCACGAAATTGTAGCGAGCATGGCACATGCTATCCAAATGGTGCCTGTCAGTGTGACAGTGGCTTTGCTGGCATTGATTGCTCCACTGGTACTCTTCCCTGTTCTGCTATCCATGTTGTCTTCCAAATTCATTTGTTATGTTTGATACCTGTACAGTAACAATTAGATGCTCATGCTCTTAAACCAAAGAAAGCATTCAAATTGAGTCATTAATGCATATTTTGCAGCTATTTGCGATGAGCAGTGCAGCTTGCATGGAGGAGTATGTGACAATGGTGTTTGTGAGTTCCGCTGTTCCGATTATGCTGGCTATACTTGCCAGAACAGCTCCTCATTGCTGCCTAGCCTTTCGATTTGTGGTGATGTGCTAGCTCAGGATGCATTTGGACAACACTGTGCGCCAAGTGAACCAAGCATACTCCAGCAGCTTGAATCAGCTGTAGTAATGCCTAATTACAACCGGTTGATGCCAGGTGGCCGGATGCTGTTTAGCATCCTTAATAATGGCCACTGTGCTGCTGCAGCAAAGCGGCTCGCCTGCTGGGTATGTTATTCGCATCTATTGACTCTCAAGATTCTGTTAAATGTTCTGTTGATTGGTTCTGTATCACCGGTACATGGATTTTAAAAAAGTTTTTGGATTGTGTTTTCATAATTTTTATAAACAGTTTAATTTGCTACTCTTGGTAAAGATATGAACAGCGTCTATCAGGGAAATAGGATACTTCATCTTATTTCACAACAATCAACATTCATGTAGTGTTCACCCAATTTGTTGAATAGACACTCTGGTTCAAATTTTTACCTATAATAAGTTGTGCTCTGAAGCTAGCCTTTGTCCTGTTTGCTCATGCTTGCCATCACCTGTCTATATGATTGATCACTAGTTTATTTAACAATATAGCCAAGATGGTGTCGCGAAGAGGGATGTACCTGCACCACTTTGTATGGCATTCAGAAGGTTAACAAGTTCTTAACTTTTTGCTCCTTTTCTATTGTAGATCTCAATCCAACGTTGTGACAAGGATGGAGATAATAGGCTCCGGGTGTGCCACTCTGCATGCCGGTCATATAATGCAGCATGTGGGGCCAGCCTCGATTGCTCAGACCAAACTCTTTTCGGCAgagaggaggaaggggaggggCAGTGCACAGGCTATGGCGAGATGCGACCATGGTGGATGAGACGCATCGGCAATCTGTACTCACAAAACCAGCAGTACCtgtaaagccttgtttttcctgtTTGTATCTCTTTTCTCCATTATTTTTCTCTTCTCAAGCTTCTGTTCTAGGACTAGTCACGCCTGTATTTTGCGTGCCAAAAGGTTAGGGCAGGGAAAATCCTTGAAGAAGAGGATCCATGGGTGTTTCGTGGTATGTAGTTGGGCTTGTTCTAAGAACTAGCCTGGCTGACAGCAAAATGGGAGGAGGGTAGTGTGGAAACAGCTGAATGTATTTAGTATTTATTCTATTATGAGTTTCTTGAAGATAATGTGGGTCTTCTTGCTCTGTGAATGAATAACAAGACCATGATGAGATCACCACAACTCCAAGGTCTCCAGTTGAAGTGATGTGGCATGCAGAAACTACATTGgaagtgtttatatatatattgttgttagGATttgtgaaatatttcaaagctacAAACTCCTGGCTGAATTTTCCTTTTAGGAAAACATCCTACCACCAAGATGGTTTTAGTTTCATGTGATTTTAAGCTTATTAAATTTAGCAGCAATTGTTACACAGGAAGTAATTTTTTTGAATATGGTTGGATGATATGTTTGCATGTTTAGGTGTAATTTTATCTAAATTCAATTGTTCATTTTTCTAAATAATATTCTAATAATATTTAGTATTTATAGTTTTAAAGTGAAGATAATACAACAAtgtcgttgtagtatagtggtgagtattcccgcctgtcacgcgggtaacccgggttcgatccccggcaacggcgATGTCTTTTTATAAGTCATTTTTTccctttctattattattattattattattattattattattattattattattattattatttcaaaccGTCACCGTCTCCACAACAACACTATCCACAGATTGACATCACACCATTCATATGATTTTTGCATGTTAGAGATCACTCACACACTCTTTACCTTCAAACACAGGTGGGCCCTCACTGGCTTATGGTCAGAGGTCTTGACTCGATCGATCGACTCGTAGGAGTGCAACGCCGCATCGATCCCCGATGAGCTATCGATCTTGAACAAGATTCTGTCGGTCCACGAAGGCACTCTGACCTGTGAATCATAGCGAGCAGTCATTGCACGGGCACTGAATGCTAATCAgcaatgatctctctctctctctctctctctctcacaccttGTAGCTCGTATCGTAGTTGTTGCTCCCCACGTCGTACTTGTACGTCGGCTTAAACGACAAGCTCCCTTCGCAGTACCCAACGAACACTTCCCCACTTTTCGCTTCCCGGAGCAGCTGGTCTTTGCTCGTCAACAGCTGCATCGTCATCACGTAACGCAGAGTACCTAAGcacggagaggagaggagaggagaggacagATGTGAGTCATGATCTCTTACGTACGTTGTGAAGGTTCTTACGGATCAGGCTTCGTGCTGGGTGGGTGCTGATTCCCTGCAATCTGTAGTTGAGATCTCCCATCCACACCGTCACATGGCAATGCCTCCGACATGGATTCCCGTCCTTGGCGAAGAGCGAGTGGGAGATGTGCCTGCACTGGGAGTTCCTCTCCTCCACGTTGCGCGCATGAGCTGCATGTAACACACACACGACAGTTCGATACGATTGCTTATGAGCAGTAGGATCGATCCAAGCATTCCACACCTGAGAGATGACAGGAAACGAAGACCATGCGGATTCCATTGAACTCGATATGCACGCCCACggctcccttcttccttcctaccAACCCTCCACAGCCTCTGACTGCGTGCTTGTCCACCCTCGTCTCTGCATCGTCGAGGAGTTGTCAGCAGAAGCTGCAAGCGGAGTTCTCGTGGCGGCTCCCTGTTTCTGCGTGCTCTCACCTTTCGCCAAGGGTTGGGAGTTTTTGGGGCCGAACACAAACAGTTGCAGCGATTGCATCGTCGCTGCTGCCAAGAGGCTAAAAGAAGGACGGTATATGAGAAGTTCCACAAGATATGAAGCAGTAAGAATGAAGTACCGGTGGGTTTCGGCAAGAGCAGCCTGCAACTGCACTCCGACGTCATGCTTTGGGACTTCCTGCAACCCTACCGCTAAAAGATCAAACCTTCTGTGCCAGCCGATGAGCTCCGCCATGTCGCCCGAGGATGCCTTGGAATAAACCAACATGGGGTTGTGAATCCAACGTGAATCGGGAATACATAGGTGCTTTTGCTCGGTCGACCAAATCGAAACCTTTGTCTACCTTTCCATTCATGTTCCATGTCACTATGCAGACACAAGTAACTGAGCTGGTGGAGAACTCACAAACCTTTTCGATGGCCACCGTCTTTATCCCTTCATGAGCAGCGCCCATGGAATCAAATCTGCGATCCTTCTTCAGCTCCATGGATCTTTCCCTGCAAGTAGCCATCACCATCGCCGCATGATAGTGAAAATGATGTCTGCCTGACTCATCGTTACACTTGTCTCGTTATCTTGAGTTCATTTGACCATCGTGATTGTTACACTTCGATACGTAATAGATTGTCTTAGGTAAACAAATCCTAATGCTTCCAAGGGAGGGTCTGTGTGAAAGAATACTTGCAAAACCAGATATCGTTGAtcgaataataatatatctaaaaatcgATATAAGATTTAACTTGGTTTGATGATCTATATCAGTGTTAGATTAAATTCTTCCTTACGTGAGATCAATCACAAGTTGTGATTCTTAAGTTCTTTCTATTCAAACATAAATGTCATTGTACTTTTTTAAAAGTAAatttctaagattttttttttttctcgctcTTTTCAAAACTTTAGAGAATAAAACTCTTTCCTCCAAGTATTCTTTTTTACTATCAAAACCTAAGATATATAGAATAGTTTATGCTAAATTTCAGGATAATTCTCTTCTTTCACGAGACTCCTTTTGGTACTAACAAAGATTCTTTATCCCTAAAAAATCCTAAAATACTTATTAATCCTAACGGTCTTCTTCTATTTCTGTTTATATAATAAGTTTCATCTCCTATGCATGCCAACGAAGAAGACGAGAAGGGAGGAGGAGGCCATTAGGCGAAGGAAGAAGGAGACAAACCTTCTACAATGAAGACCACTGCAGTTGCCCATGATAGCTTGCCTCCTTGTTGCAAGATTGCTGATGCCAAGAATAGGTCCttcgtcttatatatatatacacacacacctcTTCATGCTTGGAAGAGGCAAAGCACAACTCTGACCACAGCTCAAAGAAGTCGGTTTCCTTAAGTTAGGGTCCTTTTCATGTTCTGCACTGGTCAAACTAAAATTAGTGCTGGATGGATCAAAGTTTTGCCATATCTTCTTTCCTCGCCGCCTTATGAGCTAACATAGTTAGGTGTGGGTTGCAAATTTCCTTCTCAGAGCCTTTCACATTTGATCTATGCTTGGGTCTCTCGAGTTTCCAAATCGGATACCTTTTCCTGCAATCAATATGTTTCACATTATTTGTTGCGTTTGCAGATTGTATACTGTCATCAACTGAGCTCAATGTGATTTGGTCAGTGCAAGAAATCTGAGAACCCAACTTTGTCGGAGCTCAAACGTAGAATTTGCTGGAGCTGACACCGGAGGGTCTTTATCGGGCACCTGTCCGTCCGTTAATGACATGGGACAAATGTCTGATTTCCGGTGGTAGACTTATTTGATTAGGAGACCGGCCATGACATTTGAGATCACTTCCTGGTGTTCATGGAGCTTCGAGAACAAGCATCATGATCCTTCTTTCAAGCTCAACTGCTACTTTGACATTGCTGCCTCGACAGTGAAAGGCTATGGAAATCAAATACCTGCAAACAAATTTTTTGGAATAAAGTAGTCGATTCAGAGTACATCGTTCCAGACAGCTCTTTTACTCTGCGCTGCGATGCCTCCTAAATCTTTTCCAATTGCCTTCATCATCGAGTCACAAAGGATTTCTTGAGGCGGCGCCAAGATAGCTGTAGCCGTCGACCGGAATCTGACGCGTGAGAGGAACATAGGCATCCTAATTATCCATGCAAAAGTATTGATTTGAAGAGAACGTAGTGACGAAGAGAACATGGAAATTGTTGCCACTTCTGTATAGAGACAGTGCGTATTCAACTCCAAAGTGTGTGTTTTCAGTACAGATGGACGAAAGAGCATGGCAGATCAATGGATTGCGTTGCCCAACAGGTTGTTCTCGGAGAGAGAGCTCCGATCGCTGAACCATGGCTCCTGCACTGAAACAGGGGATCCTCCCTTCACTTCCTCTCCCCTGCTGCTCACCGACGCCAACCTCCTACTCTTCGACGTCGTGCGCGGCTTCTCGTTGCAGCTCGGCGGGGACGAGCACGAGGAGGACGACTTCGACAAGAACATGCTGCCGTCTGTGGGTACCCACCCGCTGAGCCTGATCTGTTCGAGCTCGTCCGCCACCTCCGTCATGGACGGCCGCATGTCCCTGTGGAAGGCAAGGCATCTAAACGCCAGCTCGGCCACCTTGTGAATGGAAGCCAGCGTCCGTGGATCTCTGTGCGGGGCAAGGTGAGGGTCGATTATGTC from Musa acuminata AAA Group cultivar baxijiao chromosome BXJ1-3, Cavendish_Baxijiao_AAA, whole genome shotgun sequence encodes the following:
- the LOC103978352 gene encoding type IV inositol polyphosphate 5-phosphatase 11 isoform X3: MGNCSGLHCRRERSMELKKDRRFDSMGAAHEGIKTVAIEKVCEFSTSSVTCVCIVTWNMNGKASSGDMAELIGWHRRFDLLAVGLQEVPKHDVGVQLQAALAETHRLLAAATMQSLQLFVFGPKNSQPLAKETRVDKHAVRGCGGLVGRKKGAVGVHIEFNGIRMVFVSCHLSAHARNVEERNSQCRHISHSLFAKDGNPCRRHCHVTVWMGDLNYRLQGISTHPARSLIRTLRYVMTMQLLTSKDQLLREAKSGEVFVGYCEGSLSFKPTYKYDVGSNNYDTSYKVRVPSWTDRILFKIDSSSGIDAALHSYESIDRVKTSDHKPVRAHLCLKVSNITNEFGRQHG
- the LOC103978352 gene encoding type IV inositol polyphosphate 5-phosphatase 11 isoform X4 encodes the protein MGNCSGLHCRRERSMELKKDRRFDSMGAAHEGIKTVAIEKASSGDMAELIGWHRRFDLLAVGLQEVPKHDVGVQLQAALAETHRYFILTASYLVELLIYRPSFSLLAAATMQSLQLFVFGPKNSQPLAKETRVDKHAVRGCGGLVGRKKGAVGVHIEFNGIRMVFVSCHLSAHARNVEERNSQCRHISHSLFAKDGNPCRRHCHVTVWMGDLNYRLQGISTHPARSLIRTLRYVMTMQLLTSKDQLLREAKSGEVFVGYCEGSLSFKPTYKYDVGSNNYDTSYKVRVPSWTDRILFKIDSSSGIDAALHSYESIDRVKTSDHKPVRAHLCLKVSNITNEFGRQHG
- the LOC103978352 gene encoding type IV inositol polyphosphate 5-phosphatase 11 isoform X5, giving the protein MGNCSGLHCRRERSMELKKDRRFDSMGAAHEGIKTVAIEKVCEFSTSSVTCVCIVTWNMNGKASSGDMAELIGWHRRFDLLAVGLQEVPKHDVGVQLQAALAETHRLLAAATMQSLQLFVFGPKNSQPLAKETRVDKHAVRGCGGLVGRKKGAVGVHIEFNGIRMVFVSCHLSAHARNVEERNSQCRHISHSLFAKDGNPCRRHCHVTVWMGDLNYRLQGISTHPARSLIRKNLHNLLTSKDQLLREAKSGEVFVGYCEGSLSFKPTYKYDVGSNNYDTSYKVRVPSWTDRILFKIDSSSGIDAALHSYESIDRVKTSDHKPVRAHLCLKVSNITNEFGRQHG
- the LOC103978352 gene encoding type IV inositol polyphosphate 5-phosphatase 11 isoform X1, giving the protein MGNCSGLHCRRERSMELKKDRRFDSMGAAHEGIKTVAIEKVCEFSTSSVTCVCIVTWNMNGKASSGDMAELIGWHRRFDLLAVGLQEVPKHDVGVQLQAALAETHRYFILTASYLVELLIYRPSFSLLAAATMQSLQLFVFGPKNSQPLAKETRVDKHAVRGCGGLVGRKKGAVGVHIEFNGIRMVFVSCHLSAHARNVEERNSQCRHISHSLFAKDGNPCRRHCHVTVWMGDLNYRLQGISTHPARSLIRTLRYVMTMQLLTSKDQLLREAKSGEVFVGYCEGSLSFKPTYKYDVGSNNYDTSYKVRVPSWTDRILFKIDSSSGIDAALHSYESIDRVKTSDHKPVRAHLCLKVSNITNEFGRQHG
- the LOC103978352 gene encoding type IV inositol polyphosphate 5-phosphatase 11 isoform X2 produces the protein MGNCSGLHCRRERSMELKKDRRFDSMGAAHEGIKTVAIEKVCEFSTSSVTCVCIVTWNMNGKASSGDMAELIGWHRRFDLLAVGLQEVPKHDVGVQLQAALAETHRYFILTASYLVELLIYRPSFSLLAAATMQSLQLFVFGPKNSQPLAKETRVDKHAVRGCGGLVGRKKGAVGVHIEFNGIRMVFVSCHLSAHARNVEERNSQCRHISHSLFAKDGNPCRRHCHVTVWMGDLNYRLQGISTHPARSLIRKNLHNLLTSKDQLLREAKSGEVFVGYCEGSLSFKPTYKYDVGSNNYDTSYKVRVPSWTDRILFKIDSSSGIDAALHSYESIDRVKTSDHKPVRAHLCLKVSNITNEFGRQHG